The Methanoculleus marisnigri JR1 genome window below encodes:
- a CDS encoding DUF424 domain-containing protein produces MYLKVHRIPGAGEVVAACDAELMDATLIHGDVEICITGGFYGTERAGEEDVRGALAGAENANIIGRRVVALAVAMGLVAENECIMIGDVPHAQIFRI; encoded by the coding sequence ATGTACCTGAAAGTGCACCGCATACCGGGCGCCGGTGAAGTGGTGGCCGCCTGCGACGCCGAGCTCATGGACGCCACCCTGATACACGGAGACGTCGAGATCTGCATCACCGGGGGTTTTTACGGCACCGAGCGTGCCGGCGAAGAGGACGTCCGGGGAGCGCTCGCGGGCGCGGAGAACGCCAATATCATCGGCAGGCGCGTCGTAGCCCTCGCCGTCGCCATGGGACTCGTCGCCGAGAACGAGTGTATCATGATCGGCGACGTCCCCCACGCCCAGATATTCAGGATCTGA